A region of Streptomyces halobius DNA encodes the following proteins:
- a CDS encoding AMP-dependent synthetase/ligase: MREFTVPPLATAPQVGGLADAVFDNADTDPGRVALARKNPEGRWENVTAEQFRDEVLALAKGLLAQGVRFGDRVGIMSRTRYEWTLFDFAVWSVGAQSVPLYPTSSAEQVFWMLHNAGVSACLVEHEDHAMTVGSVVDRLPRLRKLWQLDCDPIAELTAAGAHIEDDVVHRHRMAVTADAVATIIYTSGTTGRPKGCVITHANFMSEADNIVMRYETVFHSKPGDEAATLLFLPLAHVFGRMVQVAAIRGRVKLAHQPELAARALLPDLQTFRPTFILAVPYIFEKVFAAARRKAEADGKVGPFDKAVDVAVRYAEALEHKAFGIASGPSAALRMQHQLFDKLVYSKVREAMGGRVRHAMSGGSAMERRLGLFFAGAGVTIYEGYGLTESTAAATANPPERTRYGTVGVPVPGTTVHIAEDGEVWLYGGQVFQGYHDDPKATDAVLHDGWFATGDLGSLDEDGYLTITGRKKEILVTSGGKTVSPVVLEERVRAHPLVAQCIVVGNDRPFIAALVTLDPEAVAHWLTMRGKPEMPPTDLVRDPDLETEIRRAVVAANTQVSQAESIRTFRILAHQFSEEHGLLTPSLKLKRKAIEGAYSVEVDALYRT; the protein is encoded by the coding sequence TTGCGCGAGTTCACCGTCCCGCCGCTGGCTACCGCGCCCCAGGTCGGCGGGCTGGCGGACGCAGTCTTCGACAACGCCGACACCGATCCCGGCCGGGTGGCCCTCGCCCGTAAGAACCCCGAGGGGCGGTGGGAGAACGTCACCGCGGAGCAGTTCCGGGACGAGGTCCTCGCACTGGCCAAGGGCCTGCTCGCCCAGGGTGTCCGGTTCGGCGACCGGGTCGGCATCATGTCGCGTACCCGCTACGAGTGGACCCTGTTCGACTTCGCGGTGTGGTCCGTCGGCGCCCAGTCCGTGCCGCTGTATCCGACCTCGTCGGCCGAGCAGGTCTTCTGGATGCTGCACAACGCGGGCGTCTCGGCGTGCCTGGTCGAGCACGAGGACCACGCGATGACCGTCGGTTCGGTCGTCGACCGGCTCCCCCGGCTCCGGAAGCTGTGGCAGCTGGACTGCGATCCGATCGCCGAACTGACCGCGGCCGGTGCGCATATCGAGGACGATGTGGTGCACCGGCACCGGATGGCCGTCACCGCGGATGCCGTCGCGACCATCATCTACACCTCGGGCACCACCGGCCGCCCCAAGGGCTGCGTGATCACCCACGCCAATTTCATGTCCGAGGCGGACAACATCGTGATGCGCTACGAGACGGTCTTCCACTCGAAGCCGGGCGACGAGGCGGCCACCCTGCTCTTCCTCCCCCTCGCGCACGTCTTCGGGCGGATGGTCCAGGTCGCCGCCATCCGGGGCCGGGTCAAGCTGGCCCACCAGCCCGAACTCGCCGCCCGCGCGCTCCTGCCCGATCTGCAGACCTTCCGGCCGACGTTCATCCTGGCGGTGCCGTACATCTTCGAGAAGGTCTTCGCCGCGGCCCGCCGGAAGGCGGAGGCGGACGGCAAGGTGGGGCCCTTCGACAAGGCCGTGGACGTCGCGGTGCGCTACGCCGAGGCGCTGGAGCACAAGGCGTTCGGTATCGCGTCCGGCCCCAGCGCGGCACTGCGCATGCAGCATCAGCTCTTCGACAAGCTCGTCTACAGCAAGGTCCGCGAGGCGATGGGCGGCCGCGTCCGGCACGCGATGTCCGGCGGCTCGGCGATGGAGCGCCGGCTCGGGCTGTTCTTCGCCGGCGCGGGCGTGACGATCTACGAGGGCTACGGCCTTACGGAGAGCACCGCGGCCGCCACCGCGAACCCGCCCGAGCGGACCCGTTACGGCACCGTCGGCGTCCCCGTTCCCGGCACCACCGTGCATATCGCGGAGGACGGCGAGGTCTGGCTCTACGGCGGCCAGGTGTTCCAGGGCTACCACGACGACCCGAAGGCGACCGACGCCGTGCTGCACGACGGCTGGTTCGCCACCGGTGACCTGGGGTCCCTGGACGAGGACGGGTATCTGACGATCACCGGGCGCAAGAAGGAAATCCTGGTCACCTCGGGTGGCAAGACGGTCTCGCCGGTGGTGCTGGAGGAGCGGGTGCGGGCGCATCCGCTGGTGGCGCAGTGCATCGTGGTCGGCAATGACCGGCCGTTCATCGCCGCGCTGGTGACGCTGGACCCGGAGGCGGTCGCGCACTGGCTGACCATGCGCGGCAAGCCGGAGATGCCGCCGACGGACCTGGTGCGCGACCCGGATCTCGAAACGGAGATCCGACGGGCCGTGGTCGCCGCCAACACACAGGTGTCACAGGCCGAGTCGATCCGTACCTTCCGGATACTGGCCCACCAGTTCAGCGAGGAACACGGTCTGCTGACGCCGTCCCTGAAGCTCAAGCGGAAGGCGATCGAGGGGGCGTACTCGGTCGAGGTGGACGCGCTGTATCGGACGTGA
- a CDS encoding LysR substrate-binding domain-containing protein: MFDPTQLRTFLTAAQTLSFTQAAHRLGLRQSTVSQHVRKLEEAAGRRLFVRDTHAVELTEDGEAMLGFAGTILEANERAAGFFAGTRLRGRLRFGASEDFVLTRMPEVLEGFRREHPEVDLELTVELSGTLHQLLAAGRLDLVLAKRRPEEARGRLVWRDRLVWVGTERLRLDPERPVPLVVYPTPAVTRARALEALERAGREWRIACTSGSLNGLIAATRAGLGVMAHTLGMIPPGLVRIPPRAGLPELGGVEFVLLHGPRDTAARGPAEALAEAILAGGARLHMP; encoded by the coding sequence ATGTTCGATCCCACGCAGCTGCGCACCTTTCTCACCGCAGCGCAGACGCTGAGCTTCACCCAGGCCGCGCACCGTCTCGGGCTGCGGCAGTCCACCGTGAGCCAGCACGTACGGAAGCTGGAGGAGGCCGCCGGGCGGCGGCTGTTCGTCCGGGACACCCACGCCGTGGAGCTGACCGAGGACGGCGAGGCGATGCTCGGCTTCGCGGGCACGATCCTGGAGGCGAACGAGCGGGCCGCCGGCTTCTTCGCGGGGACCCGGCTGCGCGGCAGGCTGCGGTTCGGCGCATCGGAGGACTTCGTACTGACCCGGATGCCGGAGGTGCTGGAGGGGTTCCGGCGCGAGCATCCCGAGGTCGATCTGGAGCTGACGGTCGAGCTGTCGGGGACGCTGCACCAGCTGCTGGCGGCCGGCCGGCTGGATCTCGTACTCGCCAAGCGGCGCCCGGAGGAGGCGCGCGGGCGGCTGGTGTGGCGCGACCGGCTGGTGTGGGTGGGCACCGAACGGCTGCGGCTGGATCCGGAGCGGCCGGTCCCGCTGGTGGTCTATCCGACGCCGGCGGTGACCCGCGCCCGCGCGCTGGAGGCGCTGGAGCGCGCGGGCAGGGAGTGGCGGATCGCCTGCACCAGCGGCAGTCTGAACGGGCTGATCGCGGCGACCCGGGCGGGCCTGGGCGTCATGGCGCACACCCTCGGCATGATTCCGCCCGGTCTGGTCCGGATTCCGCCACGCGCCGGGCTGCCGGAGCTGGGCGGGGTGGAGTTCGTCCTGCTGCACGGACCGCGCGACACGGCGGCGCGGGGTCCGGCGGAAGCGCTGGCCGAGGCGATCCTCGCGGGCGGGGCCCGGCTGCATATGCCGTAA
- the gap gene encoding type I glyceraldehyde-3-phosphate dehydrogenase, protein MTRIAINGFGRIGRNVLRALLERDSNLEVVAVNDLTEPTTLARLLAYDTTAGRLGRPVTVDGDALVVDGRRITVLAEREPVKLPWAELGVDIVLEATGRFTSATATRAHLDAGTRKVLVSAPSDGADVTLAFGVNTDAYDPAAHTIVSNASCTTNALAPLAAVLDELAGIEHGFMTTVHAYTQEQNLQDGPHRDARRARAAAVNIVPTTTGAAKAIGLVLPNLAGKLSGDSIRVPVPVGSIVELNTTVARDVTREDVLAAYRAAAQGPLAGVLEYSDDPLVSSDITGNPASSIFDSALTRVDGRHVKVVAWYDNEWGFSNRVADTLELLATS, encoded by the coding sequence TTGACTCGCATCGCCATCAACGGATTCGGCCGCATCGGACGCAATGTGCTGCGCGCACTGCTGGAGCGCGACAGCAACCTTGAGGTCGTCGCCGTCAACGACCTCACGGAGCCCACCACCCTCGCGCGGCTGCTCGCCTACGACACGACGGCCGGCCGGCTCGGCCGCCCGGTGACCGTCGACGGGGACGCCCTCGTCGTCGACGGCCGTCGCATCACGGTGCTCGCCGAGCGCGAACCGGTGAAGCTGCCGTGGGCCGAGCTCGGCGTCGACATCGTGCTCGAGGCGACCGGCCGCTTCACGTCGGCCACGGCCACTCGCGCCCACCTCGACGCGGGCACGAGGAAGGTGCTCGTCAGCGCGCCATCGGACGGCGCCGACGTCACGCTCGCGTTCGGGGTCAACACCGACGCGTACGACCCGGCCGCGCACACGATCGTTTCGAACGCCTCGTGCACGACCAACGCGCTTGCGCCGCTGGCCGCGGTACTCGACGAGCTCGCCGGCATCGAGCACGGCTTCATGACGACGGTGCATGCCTACACGCAGGAGCAGAACCTGCAGGACGGTCCGCACCGCGACGCGCGACGCGCCCGCGCCGCCGCTGTCAACATCGTGCCGACCACGACGGGCGCCGCCAAGGCGATCGGCCTCGTGCTGCCGAACCTTGCCGGCAAGCTGTCGGGCGACTCGATCCGGGTACCGGTTCCGGTGGGCTCGATCGTCGAACTCAACACGACCGTCGCCCGCGACGTGACGCGCGAGGACGTGCTGGCGGCGTACCGCGCCGCGGCGCAGGGGCCGCTCGCCGGCGTACTCGAGTACTCGGATGACCCGCTCGTGTCGTCCGACATCACGGGCAATCCGGCCTCGTCGATCTTCGACTCGGCTCTCACCCGCGTCGACGGCCGCCACGTCAAGGTGGTCGCCTGGTACGACAACGAGTGGGGCTTCTCGAACCGCGTGGCCGATACGCTCGAACTCCTCGCCACCAGCTGA
- a CDS encoding GlxA family transcriptional regulator: MPVSPLYHVAVLVLEGAKPLDVGIPAQVFTTRASMPYEVRVCGAAPGLVTGGDGLSYHVAHGLDALAWADTVFVPGYRFPDHDDPPQAVVDALTAAHDRGARLAAISTGAFALAATGLLDGKRATTHWHYTRELAAKHPLVQVDENVLFVDEGSVLTSAGAASGIDLCLHILRGDLGVAASNHAARRLVAAPYRSGGQAQYVPRSVPEPLGERFAATREWALHRLGEPLTLEVLARHAAVSPRTFSRHFVTDTGCTPMQWVMRARIDVTRELLERSERSVEQIAADVGLGTGTNLRLHFQRILGTTPSEYRRTFTRGE; this comes from the coding sequence GTGCCAGTCTCACCCCTCTATCACGTCGCCGTCCTCGTGCTCGAAGGCGCGAAGCCTCTCGATGTGGGTATTCCTGCGCAGGTGTTCACGACCCGCGCGAGCATGCCGTACGAGGTGCGGGTGTGCGGCGCGGCACCCGGCCTCGTGACCGGCGGCGACGGCCTGTCGTACCACGTCGCCCACGGCCTCGATGCGCTTGCGTGGGCCGACACCGTCTTCGTCCCCGGCTACCGGTTCCCGGACCACGACGACCCGCCGCAGGCCGTCGTCGACGCGCTGACCGCCGCACACGATCGGGGCGCGCGGCTCGCCGCCATCTCGACGGGTGCCTTCGCGCTCGCCGCCACGGGCCTGCTCGACGGCAAGCGCGCCACGACACACTGGCACTACACGCGGGAGCTCGCGGCGAAGCATCCGCTCGTTCAGGTCGACGAGAACGTTCTGTTCGTCGACGAGGGCAGCGTGCTGACGTCGGCCGGCGCCGCCTCCGGCATCGACCTGTGCCTGCACATTCTGCGCGGCGACCTCGGAGTGGCCGCGTCCAACCACGCTGCCCGGCGCCTGGTCGCGGCCCCCTACCGCAGCGGCGGACAGGCGCAGTATGTGCCGCGCAGCGTGCCCGAGCCGCTCGGCGAGCGGTTCGCCGCCACCCGCGAATGGGCGCTGCACCGGCTCGGCGAGCCACTCACCCTGGAGGTGCTCGCCCGTCATGCGGCGGTGTCGCCGCGCACGTTCTCGCGGCACTTCGTCACAGACACCGGGTGCACGCCGATGCAGTGGGTCATGCGCGCCCGGATCGATGTGACCCGCGAGCTGCTCGAACGTTCGGAGCGGAGCGTCGAGCAGATCGCCGCCGACGTCGGTCTCGGCACAGGTACGAATCTGCGGCTGCACTTCCAGCGCATCCTCGGCACCACGCCGAGCGAGTACCGGCGCACCTTCACCCGGGGCGAGTAG
- a CDS encoding LexA family protein, whose product MTAGYLAHPQIRIARAIRELTDSAGYPPSIREIADEVRLSASTVAYHLRAMERHGIVTHTPRRSRSYQVLQ is encoded by the coding sequence ATGACCGCCGGCTACCTGGCCCACCCGCAAATACGGATCGCGCGAGCCATCCGCGAGCTGACCGACAGCGCCGGCTATCCGCCGTCCATACGAGAGATCGCGGACGAGGTCAGGTTGAGTGCTTCGACGGTGGCCTATCACCTGCGGGCAATGGAGCGTCACGGGATCGTCACCCACACCCCGCGTCGCAGTCGTTCGTACCAGGTGCTGCAGTAG
- a CDS encoding MFS transporter — protein sequence MPGNGEAVTRRTEARSREGSAFVLSRGVVILFAVACGAAVANVYFSQPLLVTMGHDLAMSPALVGSVVTLTHVGYGLGLFFLVPLGDVAAPRRLIVAQLLLLVVALAVVAAAHTAAILLAGMAATGLLAVVTQTLVAFAASLAPPAGRGRVVGLVTSGVVIGILLARTASGLMADLAGWRSVYLASASLTALLALILYRVLPRHSDAQPTTLRYGQLLRSTITLFARERLLRLRALFGLLIFAAFSTLWSSVALPLSEAPYFLPHSAIGALGLIGVAGALAATVAGRLNDRGLSRRTTGIALALLAASWLPLAFTRSSLWGLVVGVILLDLAVQAVHVTNQTLVYALHLDAGSRLIGGYMVFYSIGSATGAIAATSLYTVAGWGAVCALGAAFSCLGLVLWAFTRHSTPDPAAKVTSRSEA from the coding sequence ATGCCCGGCAACGGTGAGGCTGTGACACGACGGACCGAGGCCCGAAGCCGGGAAGGTTCCGCGTTCGTCCTGTCCCGTGGCGTCGTCATACTGTTCGCCGTCGCCTGCGGGGCCGCGGTGGCCAACGTCTACTTCTCCCAGCCGCTCCTGGTGACCATGGGCCACGACCTCGCCATGAGCCCGGCGCTTGTCGGCAGCGTGGTCACCCTCACGCATGTCGGATACGGGCTGGGACTCTTCTTCCTCGTGCCGCTGGGCGACGTGGCCGCCCCCAGACGGCTCATCGTGGCCCAGTTGCTGCTCCTGGTGGTGGCGCTGGCCGTGGTAGCCGCCGCCCACACGGCGGCGATCCTGCTCGCGGGCATGGCCGCGACGGGGCTTCTCGCGGTCGTCACGCAGACGCTGGTGGCCTTCGCGGCATCACTGGCCCCTCCCGCCGGGCGCGGACGGGTCGTCGGTCTGGTCACCAGCGGCGTGGTCATCGGAATCCTGCTCGCCCGCACCGCATCCGGCCTCATGGCCGATCTCGCGGGCTGGCGCTCCGTCTACCTCGCCTCGGCGTCGCTCACCGCTCTGCTCGCCCTGATCCTGTACCGAGTGCTGCCACGCCACAGTGACGCTCAGCCGACAACCCTGCGCTACGGACAGCTCCTGCGCTCCACGATCACCCTGTTCGCACGGGAACGACTGCTGCGGCTCCGGGCCCTGTTCGGTCTGCTGATCTTCGCCGCCTTCAGCACCCTCTGGAGCAGCGTCGCGCTGCCGCTCAGCGAGGCCCCGTACTTTCTGCCCCACAGCGCGATCGGGGCGCTGGGGCTGATCGGTGTCGCCGGCGCCCTGGCCGCGACCGTGGCGGGCCGCCTGAACGACCGCGGACTCTCCCGGCGGACCACCGGCATCGCCCTGGCACTGCTCGCCGCCTCCTGGCTGCCCTTGGCCTTCACCCGCAGCTCGCTCTGGGGCCTGGTCGTCGGGGTGATCCTTCTCGACCTCGCCGTGCAGGCGGTCCATGTCACCAACCAGACCCTGGTCTACGCGCTGCACCTGGACGCGGGCAGCCGGCTGATCGGCGGATACATGGTCTTCTACTCGATCGGCAGCGCCACCGGTGCCATCGCCGCGACCTCCCTCTACACGGTGGCCGGCTGGGGCGCCGTATGCGCACTGGGTGCCGCGTTCAGCTGCCTCGGGCTCGTGCTGTGGGCGTTCACTCGACACAGCACCCCGGACCCCGCCGCCAAGGTGACCTCTCGCAGCGAAGCCTGA
- a CDS encoding winged helix-turn-helix transcriptional regulator, whose translation MVTRTRFDDSECPVARSVDAIGDWWSLLIVRDAFDGSRRFGEFQRSLGVAKNILTARLRTLVAGGVLESAPASDGSAYREYVLTPKGKALFPVIVALRQWGEQNFFAPGEAHSQLVDRRQGHRLRALEVLSADGRRLNPDDATVHKISTQ comes from the coding sequence ATGGTGACCAGGACGCGCTTCGACGACAGCGAATGTCCCGTCGCCCGGTCGGTGGACGCGATCGGCGACTGGTGGTCCCTGCTGATCGTGCGGGACGCCTTCGACGGAAGCCGGCGCTTCGGGGAGTTCCAGCGCAGCCTCGGCGTGGCGAAGAACATCCTCACCGCGCGTCTGCGCACCCTGGTCGCCGGCGGTGTCCTCGAATCCGCTCCCGCCTCGGACGGCAGCGCCTACCGCGAGTACGTGCTGACTCCGAAGGGCAAGGCGCTCTTCCCCGTCATCGTGGCACTGCGGCAGTGGGGCGAACAGAACTTCTTCGCCCCCGGCGAAGCACACTCACAGTTGGTCGACCGCCGACAGGGACATCGCCTCCGCGCACTGGAAGTGCTGTCCGCGGACGGGCGACGACTGAACCCCGACGACGCCACCGTCCACAAGATCTCCACCCAGTGA
- a CDS encoding aldo/keto reductase, translating to MSKVPSITLNNGTTMPQLGFGVWQIPDDEAFTAVNHALSAGYRSIDTAAIYGNEEGTGKALTASGIPRDELFLTTKLWNSASETWTRDSVLREFDLSLDKLGLDYIDLYLIHWPRAMRDDYLTIWRTFEEIAKSGRAKAIGVSNFLPEHLERLLGETSVVPAVNQIELHPQLQQAESRAFHARHGIATEAWSPLGQGKGLLSDPKIAELAAKHGKTPAQVVLRWHLQLGNVVIPKSATASRIKENIDVFDFELDDEDLSVIAALDEGKRLGPDPATFDV from the coding sequence GTGAGCAAGGTCCCCTCCATCACGCTCAACAACGGCACCACGATGCCGCAGCTCGGGTTCGGCGTCTGGCAGATCCCCGACGACGAGGCGTTCACCGCCGTCAACCACGCCCTGTCCGCCGGATACCGCAGCATCGACACCGCGGCGATCTACGGCAACGAAGAGGGCACCGGAAAGGCCCTCACCGCATCGGGCATCCCCCGTGACGAACTGTTCCTCACCACCAAGCTCTGGAACAGTGCCTCCGAAACATGGACGCGGGACAGCGTCCTCCGCGAGTTCGACTTGTCCCTCGACAAGCTTGGGCTCGATTACATCGACCTCTACCTGATTCACTGGCCGCGCGCGATGCGCGACGACTACCTCACCATCTGGCGGACCTTCGAGGAGATCGCGAAGAGCGGTCGCGCGAAGGCGATCGGTGTCTCGAACTTCCTGCCCGAGCACCTGGAGCGGCTGCTGGGCGAGACCTCGGTCGTGCCGGCCGTCAACCAGATCGAGCTGCACCCGCAGCTCCAGCAGGCCGAGTCCCGCGCCTTCCACGCCCGGCACGGCATCGCCACCGAGGCATGGTCGCCGCTGGGCCAGGGTAAGGGCCTCCTCAGCGACCCGAAGATCGCCGAGCTCGCCGCGAAGCACGGCAAGACCCCCGCCCAGGTGGTCCTGCGCTGGCACCTCCAGCTCGGCAATGTCGTCATCCCCAAGTCCGCGACCGCGTCCCGGATCAAGGAGAACATCGACGTCTTCGACTTCGAGCTGGACGACGAGGACCTGAGCGTGATCGCCGCGCTGGACGAGGGCAAGCGTCTGGGGCCTGACCCTGCCACGTTCGACGTGTGA